GCTGCGGGGTCGTGTCCCGGCGCGCTGGGAAACACCACGTCCATCCGGCCGCCGCGCGTGCGCCACTCCTCGCGCCACGACTCCAGCGTGTAGGTGACGCCGTTCACCGTCGGCAGGTACGTGTCGGTGAACGCGGCGACGGTCTGCATTCGTCCGCCGTTTCCGGAGCGAGGGGTAATGCCTTGCGTCTTCGGCGCGGGTGCCAGCGCCGGCGACGGCGACGGCGACGGTTCTCGGACACTCCGGTCGGCTCGCCTACCGCGACTCGAGGAGCTGCTCGTACGTCTCGACCAGCTCCTCGCCGACGCGCTCCAGCGAGTGCTCGGCGGCCGTCTCGCGGGCGTTCTCGCCGAGTCGCTCCCGGAGGTCGGGGTCGTCGGCGAGGCGGTTCAGGGCCTCGACCATCTCCGCGCGGGAGTCACACAGCAGGCAGTCGTGGCCGTCCTCGAAGTACTCGCGGAAGACGGGGATGTCCCGGAGGACGCACGGCTTCCCGCAGGCCATCGCCTCCAGCACGACGATGCCCTGGTTCTCCTCCTTCGTCGGGAAGAAGAACACGTCGCCGGCGCCGAACGCGCCGGGCTTGTCGTCGACCCAGCCGGAGAAGGTGACGTTCTCGGGCGGGTCGTCCGTCCACCGCTTCACGGTCGGCGACGCCTGCGGGCCGGAGTCGACAGTGCCGAACCACGCGAAGTCGTGGTCGGTGCGCTTCGCCACCTCACAGAAGGCGGTCAGGCCCTTGCGCTCGAAGACCGACCCGACCGCGAACATCACGACGCCGTCCAGGTCGAACCGCTCGCGATACTCCTCGCGGTACCGCTCGTGGTCGGCGACCGAGTCGCGGTCGATGCCGTTGGAGACCGCACGGATCGGCGCGTCGACGGGGTACTCGAGCAGTCGACGCTTCGTGTATTCCGAGGGCGTGAGCACCAGGTCCGCCTGCGAGTAGAACCACCGGAGATACCGCCGGAGCGCGGGCGCGATCGCGTTCGACCCGCGGAAGCTCTCGCGGAAGTCCTCGCTCGTGACGTGGCAGTGGAGCACCAGCGGCGTGTCCGTCACTTTCGCGTACCGCGCGAGCGCGACGCTGGCAGGACCGATGAGGTTCAGGTGGATCACGTCCACGTCCGAGAGCGGCGAGCGGCCGGCGAGGGCGCCGCGGAGGGCGGCGCGGGGGTCGCCGGCGGCCCACGGCGAGGTGACGACCTCCACGTCCGCGCCGGCGGCGCGGGCGCGCTCCAGCGCCTCGACCTGCTGGTCGTGTGCGGTGCCGATGCCCGCGCGGTCGAGCTGGGAGTCGAGTTCGAGGTAGTCGAGGACGCGCACGGTCGGGTGGCTCCGGGTTCGGCGGGTCGGGGTTTGAGCGTGCTGGATCCGGGTCGGTGGGAATCGATCGAGTCCGGTCCGTGACATCCCTCGACACGGCGGGCGAACCCTGAACAGGCGGCGCCGAGCACCCCCGATATGGAACTCGCCGAAGCCACCGCCGACGACCTCGATACGCTCGTCGACCGCTGGCACGACCTCGCGAAGTCGATGGAGGAACACTCCGAGCTGAACGAGCTCGTCTACGCGGACGCCGACGAGGTTCCGGACGACGGGTTCCGGGTCCACCTCGATGACGACCGCGTCACGGACTACCTCGTCGTTCACGACTCCGAGACGATCGGCTTTCTCACCCTCCGGGAGGGCCGACACCCGTCGCGGCGGTACTCGCGGTATCTCCGGATCGTGAACGTCGCCATCGACGAGGAGCACCGGGGCCAAGGCCACGGCACGGCGGTCGTCGAGCGCGTGAAGGAGATCGCCCGCGAGCGCGGGTGCGATCACCTCAAAGTCGCCTGCGAATGGGGGAACGAGGGCGCCCGACGGTTCTACCGCGACACGGGCTTCCGGCCGAAACAGGTCGACTACGCACAGCCGCTAGAGTGAGCCGGGGGACGTAGCGCGTCCCCGCGCGCGCTCGGCCCCGTATCCGTTCGTGCCGTTCGGTCATCCGGGTTCGCGCCGTTCGATCCGGCGGATTCCCGCTTCCGCAACGCTTGAGCCCCGCCGCGCGAATCGACACCCGTTCACGTGACGAAGCGCCTCTTCACCGCCCTCTGCGGGTTGGTCTTTCTGGTCAACTTCGGGCGGGTCGCGTTCGCGCCGCTGGTCCCCGAGTTCCAGCAGGACCTCGGGATCTCGGCGGCCGCGGTCGGCTCGGTCACGACGCTCGTGTGGATCGGCACCGCGGCCCCCAGGATCCCGATCGGGTGGGTGCTCACGAGGGTCGCCCGCGAGCGCGTCGTCCTCGCGACCGGGATCGCGCTGTCGCTTGCGGCGGCGCTCACCGCCATGGCCGACTCGCTGCTCGCTCTCCGGGTCGGCGCGTTCGCGGTCGGGCTCGCCACCGGCGGCTACTTCGTCGCCGCGATCCCGCTCATCGGCGCGCTGTACCCCGAGCGGACCGGCAGGGCCGTCGGGGTCCACGGCACCGCCAGTCAGGTCGCGAGCGTCGTCGCCCCGGCGCTCGCGCTCGCGGCGATCGCCCGCGTCGGCGACTGGCGCGCGGTGTTCTGGCTGCTCGCGGGCGGGGCGCTCGTCGTCACGATCGCCCTCTTCGCGGTCGTTCGGGCCCGCGGCGGGGTCGAGCCCGAGGGCGACGCTGCCGCGACCGACGGGGACGGCGTCGCCGACGCGGAGCCGCGGAGCTTCCTCGCGGCGCTGTCGCACTGGCGGATCGTGCTCGCGGGGATGTCGCTGGTCGCCGTCGCGGGCTTCGCCTGGCAGGGCGTGTTCAACTTCTACGTGAGCTACCTGCTCTCGAAGGGACTGACGCCGGCGAACGCGAACCTGCTGCTCACCGTCGCGTTCGCCGCCGGCGTGCCGGCGTTCTGGCTCGGCGGCCGGCTCGCCGACCGGCTCCCGAAGGTGCCGTACCTGCTCGCGCTCAACGCCGCGTTCGTCGCGTCGCTGGTGACGCTCACGTACGCCGGGTCGCTGGCGGCGTTCGCCGTCGTCTCGGCGGCCCTGGGCTACGCCGCGCACGCGCTGTTCCCCGCCGTCGACACGTACATGCTGTCGACGCTGCCGGCGGCCGACCGCGCCAGCGCGTACGCCGTCTTCTCGGGCGCGTCGCTGCTGTTCGAGGCGAACGGCTCCGGCGTCGTGGGCGCGCTCACCGACGCCGGGGTCGCGTTCGACCGGGTGTTCCGGCTGTTCGCCGTCGCAGTGGCGGCGGTGCTCGTGCTCGCGGCGCTGTTGTACGTCCTCGGCCGGTTCCCCGCCCCGGCCGGATCCACCCGACGGCAACCGGACGGTCGATGATCGGGGGCGGTGACCGTCACCGGTGAGCGAAGGTCGGCGATGCTCTCCGGTGATCGACGGCCGGCGGCCGTCTCGGATGACCGACGGTCGGCGATCGACCGTCGGCGAGTGACAGTCGGTCGCCGAGCGGCGGCGGTTCCCGTCGATCCGACGAAATCGGACCGAAACGTTTTGGTCTTCTATGAAGAACTCCCCCGTATGTCAGGCACGCTCCCGTCGAACACGGACGACCCGGACGGGTCCGACGGGGCCGATGGGTCGGACGGGGCCGACCGTGCTCCGGAGAACACGAGCGGCGCACGGGCCGACGGGGGGGCCGCCGAATCCGACGCCATGTCGACGCGGCGTCCGCCCGCATCCGGGGGGACGGGATCGTCGGCGACGACCGACATCGACCCGTCGGCTGCGGATCTCGACGCCGTCGAGCGCGACGCCGCCGAACACGGCGACGACGCCGAACCCGACGACGAGAGCGTCCGGGTCTGTTGGCTCGACGACGAGGGCGCCGACGATCTCATCGGCGCGCTCGCCCCGGAGACGGCCAGGACGATCCTCGGGTCGGTTCACGAGCAACCGAAGACGGCCTCCGAGCTGGCCGACGCGGCGGACACCTCGGTCCAGAACGTCCGCCACCACGTCTCGAAGCTCACCGACGCCGGGCTGGTGGAGTCCGTCGACACTCGCTACTCCGTCAAGGGGCGGGAGATGACCGTGTACGGCCCGGCAGACGACCGCGTCGTCGTCGCCGTCGGCGGCGAGTCGGAGCGCTCCTCGCTGCTGGATTCGCTTCGCGGGCTGTTGGGCGCGGTCGCGGTGCTCGCGGGCGCGAGCCTCCTCGTGCAGTCGCTGTTCGGCGCGTCGGTCGCGACGCTGTCGGGACCGGAGACGGTGCCGCGGATCGGGGACGCCGTCGGGGGGTCCGCCGGCGCGACGCTCGGAACGCTCTCGCCGGGCGTCGCGTTCCTCGCGGGCGGGCTCCTCGTGCTCGCGACGCTCGTGGCCGCCGACCGAGTTCGGGACAGGTGACGACCGTGGGTCGGACGGCGGCGCTTCTGACGGTCGTTATCGTCGTCGCGAGCGCCGGCACCGGCCTGGTCGGCGCCGACGTGACCCGCGAGAGCGCCGCGTTCGTCGGCGGGAACGCCATCCCGGGGTACGGCGATCTCGACCGGTTCGCCGACGGATCGGGGTCGCCACCGGCGGCCGGTTCCCCGTCCGACCGCGAGGAACTCCAACGTGGATCCTCCGGATCCGTCGACGCCGCGGTCGACGACGACGCCGTCCGCGTCGGCGTCATCGGGAGCGGATTCGGCGACGACGCGGCCGTCGACGGTCGGGTGGTCGCCCGCTCGCGCGCCGGTACCGCTCGGTTCGGCCTGGTTCCGGGCGGCCGCGACGCCGGCGGCCACGACGCCGCCGTCGCGAGCGTCGTCGCACAGCGCGCCCCGGAATCGTCGCTGTATCTCGCCTCGGTCGGCTACGAGCCGACGCCGGCCGAGTACGCGCGCGCGGTGGACTGGCTCGTGGACCACGAGGTCGACGTGATCGTCGACGCGGGGAGCTACTACCCGCGAACGGCCGACGGGATGGACCGGATCGCCGGCGCCGCCGAGCGCGCGACGGACGACGGAACCGTCTTCGTCACCTCCGGCGGAAACGCCGCACAGCGGCACTGGCGCGGGGCGGCGAGCGATCCGGGGTGGCTGGCGTTCGACGACGACGGCACGCAGGGCAACCGCCTCGGCGACGGACCGATCTCGGGTGCGGTGACGCTGCGGCTGTACTGGTCGGGGTCGGGCGACTACGACCTGTACCTGTACCGCGACGTCGCGGACGGCCCCGACGAGGTCGTAGCGAAGTCGACCCGCGGGTCGGGCCGGGCGGAGGCGATCGACGCGGTGGTTCCCCGCGGCTCCTACTACGTCGCGGTGCACGCGCGCGACCCCGGCGACGGCCACGTGGACCTGTTCGCCGCGCGCCACCGACTCGCGCACGCCGCCGCCAACGGGAGCACGGTCGCGCCCGCCACCGCCGGCACCGACGGCGTCATCTCCGTCGGCGCGGTCGGAGCCGACGGCCGGCTCGCGGCGTACTCCCCGGCCGACACCGACGTGCGCGCGGCGGGAACGGTCGGCCTCCCCGACGGGACGACCCTCAGAGGGACCTCGGCGGCCGCGCCGGCCGTCGCGGGCGTCGTCGCCGAGATGACCGCCGCCGCCGGCGAGGACGGGCTCACGCCGGCGGAGACCGAGCGACTGCTCCGCGAGACCGCCGTCGACGGTCGGATCGACCCCGGAGCCGCCGTCGCCGCAGCGAGCGCCGACAACCGGACGGGCGAGGACGCGAGCGCGGACGACGGGTCGTGGGTGTACCGCGGTCCGTGACCCGCGCCGCGCTCCGCGGCCCCGGATCGCGCCGAAACCGTTAGGACGACTCGCTGCCGTCCGGAACTCGTGCGAGAACCCGGCGGCGTCGCGATCGCCGAGCGCGTCGAGGAGTACTGGGGGTGGGCGGCGGCCGCGCTGTTTCTCCTCGTGACCGTCGACCTGTTGACGACGATGTACGCCGCGGCCGTCGTCGGAGCCGAGGCGGAGGCCAACCCGCTGATGCGGTGGGCGTTGGGGCAGTCACTCCCCGTGCTCGTCGTCGTCAACCTCGGCGCAACGGTGCTCGCGGTCGTCGTCTTTCGGGGACTGATGGAGACCTACCGGGTGACGCCGGCGAGCGTTCGTCCGTACTACGGCCTGCTCATCGAGGCGTGGCTCGGGCTGCTCGTCGCCGCCGGCCTCGCGCTGTTCGCCAATAACCTCTCGGTGATCGTGCTCGGCGAGAGCCTGATTTGACGGTCGCCGCGGCGGCGAGAGTGCTGCGGGCGTCGGCGGTACGTTCGGCGTGCCTCACTGAAGATTCAAGTACGAAAGCGGGACCATCGACGGACTGAAACCCGTGGAAACCGCCGACTACACCGTGACCGAGGCGACGGACGAGCCGTGGCGAACCGTGTTCGGGCACCCCGACCCGTACCCAGAGCAGGCCGACGGGATCGAGGCCGCCCGCGCCGTCGCCGACGACGGAGGCTACCTCGCGCTGGAGGGCGCATGTGGCACCGGGAAGACGATGCTGGCGCTGACTGCCGGCATCGACCTGGTACGCGACCCCGACAGCGACTACGAGCGCGTGCTCGTGCTCACGAGCGTCAAGCAGCAGCTCCGACAGTTCGAGGCGGACCTCCGCACGATCAACGAGGGACTGCCCGACGACTGGCGCCCCGTCTCGGGGATGACGCTCGTCGGCAAGGCCGACGTGTGCCCGTACGCCCGGGAGAACCGCGGCGGCGTCGACACGGCGAACGTGTACGAGCGCTGTGAGGGGCTGCGCGAGCGCACCCGGGACCTCGTCGGCGACGCCGACGGCGGCGAGACCACCGCCGGCGCGCTCGCCGAACAGGCCCGTCGCGCACAGACCGGGCTCGCCGACACCGGCGAGGACGGCGCCGCATACCTCGAAACCGCGGGCGAGCCGACGCCGTACCTGCCGGAGATGCCGGAGCACGGAGGGTCAGCCACCCGCGAGGGCGTCGAGTACTGCCCCTTCTACGCGCAGTACCTCGACGACCTCCCGGAGGACGGCGACGCCGCGGAGGCGGTGCCGTTCGACTTCGCCGACCGGGGACTCATCGACGCCGAGGAGCTGGTCCGCCTGTCGGCGGGCCACGGCACCTGCCCGCACTCGATGATGGGGGCGATCCTCCCGCAGGTCGAGGTCGTCGTCGGCAACTACTACCACGCGTTCGACCCGACGACGGTCGGCGGGTTCACGGGCGCGCTCGTCGACGACTCCACCTTCGTCGTCTGCGACGAGGCGCACATGCTCGAACCGCGGGTCCGCGACCTCGTCTCCGACGGCGTCGCCGACACGAGCCTCCGCGACGCCGAGAACGAGCTGACGCGCGTCATCCAGCCGGTGCAGTTCGAGGACTCGGGCCGGCGCGTCGAGGGGACGACCGACGCCGACCTCGTGCGCGGCGAACTCGCCGACGCCGAGGTGAGCCTCGACGAGGTGAAGCTCCTGCTGGAGTTCGTCCGCGACCTCCGCGAGGAGCTCGACCGCCGCGTCGAGGGCTTCCTCGACGCCGAGCGCCGCGGCTGGCGCGACGACCCTACGGACCTCG
This genomic stretch from Halobaculum roseum harbors:
- a CDS encoding glycosyltransferase family 4 protein; amino-acid sequence: MRVLDYLELDSQLDRAGIGTAHDQQVEALERARAAGADVEVVTSPWAAGDPRAALRGALAGRSPLSDVDVIHLNLIGPASVALARYAKVTDTPLVLHCHVTSEDFRESFRGSNAIAPALRRYLRWFYSQADLVLTPSEYTKRRLLEYPVDAPIRAVSNGIDRDSVADHERYREEYRERFDLDGVVMFAVGSVFERKGLTAFCEVAKRTDHDFAWFGTVDSGPQASPTVKRWTDDPPENVTFSGWVDDKPGAFGAGDVFFFPTKEENQGIVVLEAMACGKPCVLRDIPVFREYFEDGHDCLLCDSRAEMVEALNRLADDPDLRERLGENARETAAEHSLERVGEELVETYEQLLESR
- a CDS encoding GNAT family N-acetyltransferase, which produces MELAEATADDLDTLVDRWHDLAKSMEEHSELNELVYADADEVPDDGFRVHLDDDRVTDYLVVHDSETIGFLTLREGRHPSRRYSRYLRIVNVAIDEEHRGQGHGTAVVERVKEIARERGCDHLKVACEWGNEGARRFYRDTGFRPKQVDYAQPLE
- a CDS encoding MFS transporter, whose translation is MTKRLFTALCGLVFLVNFGRVAFAPLVPEFQQDLGISAAAVGSVTTLVWIGTAAPRIPIGWVLTRVARERVVLATGIALSLAAALTAMADSLLALRVGAFAVGLATGGYFVAAIPLIGALYPERTGRAVGVHGTASQVASVVAPALALAAIARVGDWRAVFWLLAGGALVVTIALFAVVRARGGVEPEGDAAATDGDGVADAEPRSFLAALSHWRIVLAGMSLVAVAGFAWQGVFNFYVSYLLSKGLTPANANLLLTVAFAAGVPAFWLGGRLADRLPKVPYLLALNAAFVASLVTLTYAGSLAAFAVVSAALGYAAHALFPAVDTYMLSTLPAADRASAYAVFSGASLLFEANGSGVVGALTDAGVAFDRVFRLFAVAVAAVLVLAALLYVLGRFPAPAGSTRRQPDGR
- a CDS encoding winged helix-turn-helix domain-containing protein; protein product: MSGTLPSNTDDPDGSDGADGSDGADRAPENTSGARADGGAAESDAMSTRRPPASGGTGSSATTDIDPSAADLDAVERDAAEHGDDAEPDDESVRVCWLDDEGADDLIGALAPETARTILGSVHEQPKTASELADAADTSVQNVRHHVSKLTDAGLVESVDTRYSVKGREMTVYGPADDRVVVAVGGESERSSLLDSLRGLLGAVAVLAGASLLVQSLFGASVATLSGPETVPRIGDAVGGSAGATLGTLSPGVAFLAGGLLVLATLVAADRVRDR
- a CDS encoding S8 family serine peptidase, with translation MTTVGRTAALLTVVIVVASAGTGLVGADVTRESAAFVGGNAIPGYGDLDRFADGSGSPPAAGSPSDREELQRGSSGSVDAAVDDDAVRVGVIGSGFGDDAAVDGRVVARSRAGTARFGLVPGGRDAGGHDAAVASVVAQRAPESSLYLASVGYEPTPAEYARAVDWLVDHEVDVIVDAGSYYPRTADGMDRIAGAAERATDDGTVFVTSGGNAAQRHWRGAASDPGWLAFDDDGTQGNRLGDGPISGAVTLRLYWSGSGDYDLYLYRDVADGPDEVVAKSTRGSGRAEAIDAVVPRGSYYVAVHARDPGDGHVDLFAARHRLAHAAANGSTVAPATAGTDGVISVGAVGADGRLAAYSPADTDVRAAGTVGLPDGTTLRGTSAAAPAVAGVVAEMTAAAGEDGLTPAETERLLRETAVDGRIDPGAAVAAASADNRTGEDASADDGSWVYRGP
- a CDS encoding ATP-dependent DNA helicase, producing the protein METADYTVTEATDEPWRTVFGHPDPYPEQADGIEAARAVADDGGYLALEGACGTGKTMLALTAGIDLVRDPDSDYERVLVLTSVKQQLRQFEADLRTINEGLPDDWRPVSGMTLVGKADVCPYARENRGGVDTANVYERCEGLRERTRDLVGDADGGETTAGALAEQARRAQTGLADTGEDGAAYLETAGEPTPYLPEMPEHGGSATREGVEYCPFYAQYLDDLPEDGDAAEAVPFDFADRGLIDAEELVRLSAGHGTCPHSMMGAILPQVEVVVGNYYHAFDPTTVGGFTGALVDDSTFVVCDEAHMLEPRVRDLVSDGVADTSLRDAENELTRVIQPVQFEDSGRRVEGTTDADLVRGELADAEVSLDEVKLLLEFVRDLREELDRRVEGFLDAERRGWRDDPTDLDDEEIPLRDPEEPGVDEITEWARDAGYGEQVWARAEQVGAVAARILDEAEEEDRQRAVPGVGRTLNAWYRCDHETYFRELELLRTWDETEAPDSWRRAYNARLALHNCVPADAIGERLADFGGGVLMSATLAPLDVFREVTGLNYLESEGRPVEERTYGLGFPEENRASFAVDVPKFTFSNRGVPGESNETRRAHADAAAEVAATTPGNVLVGMPSYGEAEWMAGELDADGRIDKEVLIDESSDDTATEALKADFFDGDAKVLVTSIRGTLTEGVDYEGDRLAAAVICGVPIINTSSPRTRAVKTAYDREFGEGFETALTVPAVRKARQAIGRVIRGPEEVGVRCLVDARYARQSWNAVREYLPEYEREEFRPVSPDMLRFGLERFWDDHG